The Anas acuta chromosome 1, bAnaAcu1.1, whole genome shotgun sequence genome segment AAGCGGTATTAATAAAAACTGACGGGCTTCCAGGCCTCTAAAATATTTCAAGCGTTAAGATACAATAAAAGATATCAACTGTTTATATTACAGCCTTGCTGCCTTACACACTATCACAGAAAGTAAACAAACACATTCAGGAACCTCAAGTGTACTATTAAAAAGACACCAGTAAGTGCTCCAGTTTTCTGTACCATACAACTTTATTTCAAATTCACATCTTTCTAGGCAGTGTATCCAAAAATACTTGACTAAAGAGTACCTTTAGACTGTAAATATTCTTAAACAGGGCATCAAGTCTTTCCTATCTCCAAACGAAAACTTCAGTTTTAGCTCATGTTATAAAAAGTAACTGTGTGGAATGTGACAAGTCGTAATGTGAAATCAAAGTGCTTTAGTCCCATAGCGCAAATATACACTAGTGGTTATACAGCCATTTGTCAAAAATATCTCTAACACCAACTGTACCATTTTTTTAGGGTTTGGACTTGGTGTCATAGCACCCCACCTTGCGAAGACCTTTGGACCATTAAAGTGAGGTCTCTCTAGTTGATGAGACCATACGAGTGGACCAAGAGTTTCACTTTGACAGTTCAAGCGATGAGTTACAATGATGTCATTTGCCAAATTCTCTTAGTAATTACCAAGTTCTACTGTGTTACGCAAGATAAAACTACATTCCAGTTAGTCTTTTAAAATCCAAAGGGTTTCATATTCCAAATCCCAAGGCGTGGAAGTCCTCGACTCATTTCCCCAAACCCCAACTAAGTCTCAGTAATTCTGTGCAATTCTTTGCTATTTGCATGTGAAGAGATAAACACTTGACCCAACAGTTCACGTGTAAGAATTATAAACTCTAAAAGCAGAAAGTTACTTTAATAAGATTTGGAAGTAGTTGAATGGAATGTGCACAATCCAGAAAATGCCACACTGAAGAGGACTCGTGTCCAATTGAAAACCTTTTTGCAGAAGCCTAAAAAGCTATTTATCTTCTGTAATGAGTGAAGTTTAAGATTTGTGTTTAATTCTCTCCTCTGCTACAAAAGAATTAGCTCTGAAGAATAAcacatataattttttttcccctttcagacACCCAATAGTTGTATGAATTGACAGTTTAAACAGGAAGGGCCGGGGAAAAAATTTTTGGTCCTGTCCCACAGATGTAAAGACAAAGTGCTTTGCAAAACTGACTATATCCAGCACATTTGTAGCAACCAACCCAAAATGAAGGCACATGAAATCTCTATTATAGCTATAATTTATAAACTAAAGCTGAACCTCTGCATAATTTTTAGTCTTTTTGCATGAAAGTAATGACCAGCACCTCTCCAGATTCAATTTTTGTTCCATGTAACTTTTCCCAGAAACAGTTAAGTGTTGCTTGCATGCCTATCAAATACTGTCATTTATTAGGTTTTGACACAAAGTGCAGATACTGGTAATCCATGTGCATGGGAAGTTTGAAACTGATGAATTGCTACCACTCCCTTCCTCTGTCTCTAAAATAAAGTAAACCACCAGCAACAGCTACAGACAGCTGTTACCTTGAAAGTGCACAACTCCCAGCAGCAGTTTCCCTGTGAAGTGTTCTAGAGCTTGTGGCACGCACTTAATCACTGTCTCAAATTTGGACTGTAACAAGTCAAAGTCTACCGACTTTCCATTAGTTGCCTGACAGACACGCACAAACATTCTGAGGAAGCCAACCTGAAACATGCTCTGACAAGTGTTGCCTTGAGATTGGCGGTACCTTAACATCTAAGCACGGGTGACTTCTACCTGGAGCAGCATTCAGGATCCAGGGGCAGCTCAATACCTCACTCTTAAGGAAAGCCTCCTAGATTGCTCTGGAATTGCTACctttaaagcagagaaaaaaatattcaaggtTTCAGAAAGCTTTAGCAGACAGACACGATGTTCAAAGCCTTAGTTATTACTTCTCTAGAAATACAAGTTTAAAAGAACTCAAACACCATTGCTGCCACTTAAGTAAAATATGTCATTATTTGGCTTTTACTGAGCGTTATAAATGGGGATAAAGCTTCAGATTTCTGGTTATTCACCTTGTaccccctctccccctttttctccttacCTTCTATTTCTCCACAAAGTAAGTTGAAGGGATTGGCACCTAAGTTTCTAGCAAACACAGACCTGTACCTATTACATTATAGGACCACATCAGATTGCATGCAATGGTGTCGGTGCTCTTTTCTAAAAGAGAATGACTTTCACATGTAACACACACAGCacaattttctgattttaaatgcAGCCAGTTACACAAACATGAACAAGACTTGACCAGACTGAATAAACGGAACTGCGCTAGGTCTGGCACTTGAGAATTCACagtgattaaaacaaaactgctttgcCTAAGACAAAACGTAAGACACCAACTATATAAAAGACTCTTCACTCGCGTTATTTTCTATCAGTATTACAACAGTGATGAGCGAGTTCAGTAGTACCTCAGACAGCAGAGACCTCAGCACATGGTTAACTTTGTTCACTGCTTGCagtgcaatgtttttttttttttttcctttgatattCACAATGTTAAATCAGGCCATTCTCAGCGCACACAGTTAACACAGGCTCAGGTCTTTGCTGGACTGAAACTTGGATTCTGACTGGAATCTCATCTACGGTCTCACTTCGGGTACCCAAGTCTGTGCTGTGCCAGGTGGTATTgctgttaaaaagaaacttaCAATATACTTGCGTATTACTGAGGTGGTGTTCTTACACAGCAAGATGTAAGGAGTTTATAGTACCAGCTGATAATATAAGagcaaaacatttgcattttcctcTCCCCCGGTCAACTCGCTAATCCTAGGATTTACGGACACGGGTTTCTGACCCAGAAGTCTGCCTTCAGAGAGGAAGGAGCACAGCTTTCAGACACCCCAGCGTTTCTCAACGCACCCGACTGCCCCTCGTTTCAGCACCGAGGGCCCTGTCGAGGCAGCCGCCTCCTTGGCAGCCACCTGAGCCCTGCTGCACCGAGGGTTAAAGCAAGATGCTCGGGACCCATCTCCCCAGAGCACACGAGTCCGGAGGAGCCCCCgcctgcagctgcctcccctTCCACGCTACACCTCGGGGTCGCTGGTCCGTGCGCCCACCTCCCCGACCTCCTGCTCCCCGGCCCTATCCAAAAACGTTGGACTTCGGCCTGAGCTTGAATGAGGCTTTCAGGgatttctcctcctgctcttcctcctcggTGTCCCCGCGGAAGGAGGGCGTGTTGTGGATGATCTGAGTCCTGAAGCGGATCTTGTTAAGCCGCGGCTTCATCCTCCCGCTGCCGGAGGCTTTCCTGGTCATCTCCTTGCCCTTGCCCGGCACCACCGCCCCGTCGGTGCCCTCGGCTTCCTCCCCGGCGCTGTGGtgatgatggtggtggtggtggtgggagagCCGGTAGCTCATCAGGTTGGACGGCAACACCTTGGAGAGCCTCCAGCGCCCGCTCCCGTTGCCGGcggccccttcctcctcctcctcctcctcctcctcgtccagGGCCCCCACCAGGCTCCGCATGTCGCCGGAGGTGCCCTGCTGCAGGTACTGCGCGGCCTTGCGCCCGCTGTAGTCGCGGATGTCCACGTCGGCGTCGTAGGCGCCCACCAGCAGCTTCACCACCTCGGTGTGGCCGTGCATGGCGGCGATGTGCAGCGCCGTGTGCCCGCCGCTGGTGCGGGCGTTGATGTCCACGGGCAGCCGGTGCCTCTGGGCGAAGTTGACCAAGgtggccagcagctcctgccgcCCGTGCTTGGCCGCCCAGTGCAGCGCCGTGAAGCCGGTGATGAAGTCCCGCTTGCAGCACAGCGCCGGCTCGCAGCTCAGCAGCCCCTCCAGGCTCTCCCACCGCCCGTCCGAGGCCGACAGCATCCAGGCGTGCTCCAGCGGGTCCAGCGCCACCGACCCCGCCGCGCTCCCCTCCTCCTCGGCCGACGACGAGGCCACCGAGCCGCTGTCCGAGTCGCGGCCGCGCCCGGCGCCGCGCTTCAGCTGGGGCGAGCCGCCCCGCAGGCTCCTGCGGCCCCCGGGGGAGccccccgcagcctcctcctcctcctcttcatccctCCTCGccgcaggaggagcagcaggaggaggtggtgctggtggcggcggcggtggtggtGCCCTCGGGGAGGGCGGCTCGCAGAAGCGGCGGCGGAGATGCACGTACTTGGCCCCGGTGCCGGGCTCCGGGCGGACGGTGGCCACGGCGTTGACCAGCTCCTTGAAGCGCTGCCGGGCTGCGGCTCGCTGCCCGGGCTCGGCGGGGTTGAGCCAGCCGCCGAAATGCTCCAGCAGCTCGGCGTTgcgcgcccgcccgccccgctcccgcAGGAACCGCACCACCGCCTCCTGCCGCAGCTCGCCGGGCTCCGCCATCTCATCtcacatcctcctcctcctcctcctcctcctttctcctgctgctgctgctgctgctgctcacgaGGGCGCGGCGGAGCCCggcttccccagcccctcctccggccgggagggagcggggcgggTTCCCCCATAGAGCCGCCCGCTCTCCCCCTCCGCCCCCCGGCCGCCGTTCCGCCCGTTGGGCGCCGCCTACCCTCGGtcccagccccggcaggggGTTGCCatccttctttcccctctccccttccctccttccctccctctcctctccgtCCCCTCCCTCTGGGGCCATGGCCGCCCCCGGTGCCGGCGGGCAGCCGGTAAGTCCCCGCCGCGGTGCCCCGGCAGCCGAAATTTGCCAGGGGGTGGAagaggagggatggaggagctCGGTGGGGGCTCGGCTGGCGGCCCCTGGGCTCCCAAGGGCTGCAGCATCGCTCCCCGTTTTGGGGGAGACACACGGGTTTGTGTACGCCTGCAGCTGCACCGCACTTCTGGTGACAGCGGTTCTAGGTATTGCTAAGGGCAGGGGGATTGGGGTTGTTTTGGGAAAGAAGAGTGGTTTTCAGCTGGTCTTGTGTCTTGTGGTGGTGGGCAGGTGAAGTACCTGTCTCAGTGGTTCTTGGCTTCGTCCCGGTGCCATGCTGCTGGCCTCGGGTACGCGGCACAGCTTGTGTGGGAGCTGGAGGAGTGGAGAACAGCCACCCCTCCTTGGACATTTTCGTTCCTTGGAGCAGCTCCTATCCAGGCCACCGCtcttttgaagttttctttccttggaGCAGCTTGCATCCCAGCCAGTTTTCCTCCCTGTCTCTCTGTGACATAACCCAAGGGGCGGCGTAGAAGCAGGGGCTAGAGGAGGACCAGGTCTACCCTTGCTCCTGGTgctgaaataattatttgtcCTGCTATTGTCAGAGCCATCCACCCAGCTCCAACTAACCTTCAGCAGGGGAATGAAGGGGCTTTGTTCACGTTCCCCCGCTTGCCCAAGACTTGGCTGTTGAGCGTAGATTGCTTTCCGTCAGAGTTCATGTTTGGAGAGGTGCATTTCACAGATACTGTCGTTAAGGCATGGATAAATCCTCTTGAGTGGCAGTATGATGTAGTGTGATGCATTAATTTCATGCTAGCTTTttctctccatccatccatccatctataTAGCAACACGGAGAGTCACTGCTTCACGGGCTGGCTCTTGCGGGAGGCCggaaagaagaaaagcctaAGAGCCGAAGTTTAAGAAacattgcaaaatgtttttgttgattAATGTTTGCGTGAAGAGTGCAGGGAGAGGTGGTAAACCAGCTAAAGTGAGTGAGAGTGGGACTTGAGGGTCCCCTAGATCTGCTGAGGGATGCATGGAGATGGAAAGCTTCACAGAGGAGAAAACTAAAACCAGAGGTGTAAGATAGGTCTGTAAGGGAGGGGAGTGATTTAGTCCTAGCTTTATAAGTAACGGCGACTGACATCAAATAAGATTTTCTAGTTTCACACACGCTGTGTAATTGTTAAAGTATTTCTTACTGCGTTGTGGgcaggattttgttttcagtcctttcacaaaagaaatgcaaaatcacTCCCAGAATGCAGCCTGACCTTACCCTGTAAATCTATTTACAATCAGGCTACACAACGTCTGAGATGCAAGCATTCACTACTTCCAATTCTTGAAATTTTGACTTCTGGGAAAGTTCTGGCAGCTATTGCTGCCGTACAACAGCACACAATGCTTGCCATTGACTAATTAAAAAGGAGGCGAAAGAGAAGGCCCCGCTGCAGTCAGATGCCTGCAGATAGCAGCTGCCATTCTCACACCCAGGACCAGCACTTTCTCACGAGGACAAGCAAGGTCTGCATCAGAGTGGCTGTGGTCGAGGGCTCTGGCTCCTATGCAGAGACAGAATTGCTGCTCTCCAGGAGAGAAACCCAGTGCTACAGTTGCAGCACACACAGCTGCGCCAGCACAGCCAGACCAGCATAAATCTTCAGAAGTGACAGCAGTCACAGTGTTAGTGCTGAGTATTTTGCCTTATCGTGGTCATCTCAGAGGGCAGCGGCAGATTTCGGtccctttgtttttctccttaccTTCAGCAAAGGAGGAACAGGTACGGCATGTGCTGGATTTTCAGGTTACTCAATCATGTGCTGGTGAAGAGAGACCTTTGCGGTGTTTGCAAATGCATATGTTGCTGTCTGTGAACTCACCTCCTCACAACTGAAAAATGAGCAAGGTATTTCTGcgtttttgcttgtttgttcctAAATACCTTAAAATACAATCCAGCAGTTGTCTCCAGTAACAGCCTGCATGCTGTGCCTCCTGTTCTCTTCTGAGGGGCTACAACTTTTTCCTCTACTTGGCCCGGGGGATTTCAGGGCATTCGTGGAGATTCTGCACTGCCTCAAGTCTTTTAAGACAGAAGCTTAGGgcaaaaatgtcacttttttttttttcctttaaggttCCTTCTAAGATATTtccatatatacatacatatatatagaatcagacatatatatgtgtgtgtgcatcaaGGAAATACTGTGGCAACCTATTATTTAAGGCAACATAAGCTGTCTTGTGTGTTAAAGtgggttagaaaaaaaaattgtaggtACAACAAAATAACATGTAAAAAGTCATTTGCAAGGGCTGCCAGGAGAATTCTGAGCTCATGGTATTTTGGACCAATCCCTAAAAAACTGGCTACAATTTCTGTCATATTGAATAAATTACGTGATAACTGTGAGTTAAATTAGTCAAATGAGTTTTTATTGAAGCGTCTTTTGGccaatactttttttcctgtggaatgTGTTGTTTCATACTTGACTCTTGCTTTTGGTTTTATAGAATAGGCCAATGTATTCATTCTATgtgattttaatgtatttcctttCTTACTCTGCATCTCCATggacttttctttctgtatttttctaccTCCTGTATGTTTTTGGttcccttccttctgcattGTTTTGCCAaggtttcctttctgttcccGTCGTGCCGCCCGCCCGTGTGGTGTTACGGGCCTGGCTGGCCGGCATCTACTTCTATTTTCCCTCAAGCTTCAGAGGGTGCTTTTCAGTGGTCTTTGCCCATGATTATATGCTTGGGCTGCGCGTCTGGTTCTGCAGGAGGCTTATATAGGACACCTATATATTGTCTGAGAcccattttttgtttatttttaatatgagcTTGGAGGGAGGCAGGTCTCCAAATCAGGACCGTAGGCCTCAGTGCTGTCATGTTTGCCTCATGGAGAATGGACGTGCAAGGATACAAGGTCTTCTATATCGGCATGGCTGAGGCCTTGGCCCAGTTGAACTACACAATATTTCTTGGAAGTTTAACAGCCTAAATTAAGAGCTTTTTCTGGGACATTTTTGGTGAAACCAAAATGGTTCCTGGAAAATCACTTGTCTTAGGACAGCTCTCTGAACAATTTAGGAGCAgttaaaatccttaaaaaaaatatgcatatttaaaaatagaaatagattCAGAATCTTTGTTTCTagcttttcttcacattttactattaatatagtttgttttttttttttgtgtgtgtgtgtgtgtgcatcctGCCAGAATCTTCCCATTGTAGGCACAGTAATCAAGTCAACTCTGCCCACTTTTTTTGGAACGAATAATTAGGCTGTGCTTCTTACTGTCTGTCTGCAAAAGTGATTTCCATAGACCAcgacttttccttttctgatccTCCTTCAGCTTGTCAATCTTCTTTTTAAAACGTTAAAACACTTGAGCAAGACGTTTAAGCACGTTCTCATGACGGGTATAAGTAATACTCTCTCCCCTGCTTGCCATTCCTGCAGTCACGTAGCTGGTGGTTACAGACGTCTTCCTGCTGACGTTCTCGCTGCCAGACTGTGTGGAGTTGGTGATGTGCGAGGTCtggggtggaggtggtggtggtttgttgcTTTACGAAGTCATtacctctggcagaaagaactgGGAAGAGTGATCCCGTCATTAAGGTGCTGCAAGCGGGGTGCATGAGCTTCGTGTTCTTGCGGCCTTTCCTTTTATCGCCTCAGCTAACAGCTTTACCCTATTCTCAGAGTGAAGATGACATGGCTGGCTTGCCTCCCTCCTCTACCCCAGGGCTGGAGATGGCCGTGTATAAAACACTGCTGTTGTGTCGGGGAGGTTCATCTAAGCTCCTGGGGCTGTAATCCGCTTTTACAGCTTACCAGGGCTTTTCTGTCTGGTGTCAAGGTGTCATCTGAACCGACAGAGCACTTGCAATACACTTCTGTATGTTTACATTTCcagaaaaatggttttaattttcattcctAGCAGTGTGGTGTCATTAAATTAACTTTTATGTACCGAAGAAAGACATAAATGTGGTATtcttaaaatactgaatttgCAATGTCTCAGAATATCTTGACAAATGCATCAGTACCTATCGCAGAAATTGTTACTTTCCTGAATGAAATACATATCCATAAGAATTATCTTTGGGAGGAACttggaaatacaaataaattaacCATCTTAGACCTCCAATATGGATTTTTAAATAGTGATACAGTCatattgtttttataaacaCAGACATAGTTTTCTAAGCTCAGCACAGAGAAGGCACCTTGTTttgcaattttattatttccctttgcCCTCTGTTTCAGAGAAATGTTGACAAATTTTGAGATAAACAGCCAGTATAATAgtggaataattattttttagttttattccCAGAAAATGATACATCTGAGCTGAATTGCTAGATTGCAATTaatctctttcttccttttggaaatgaaatttaTGGAGGCAATGGCTATGAGGACTCCTGCCATCCGTTTTCCCACCTAGCCAGTACAGCAGACACAGCTGTAAGACTGGTTTTCTCTGTCTATGCAGTTTTTAATCCTGTCCTTGTGTATTGTGGGTGATGCAGTATTTCTAATGACCTTTGGAAATGATCGGTAAGGTTGTGGCTTTTGTTGCTTTGCCCATGGAAATTCAAGTGGACTTGAATGAAATTCGGTTCTTCTTGCTctagtgtttttatttgtttgtttgtttttttgtggaGAGTAACAACTGATTAGGCAGTGATTTTGAGGGTAGCCCGGCAGAATTTGGATTTGGGCTGGTGACACATGAAAGGCCTCCCTTCTGCAGTTATGCTGAGCCTCTTGTACTGTCTCTGGGTGTGGAGTCCCGATGGTTGGCTTTAGGAGAGCTTATTTTGGCGGTGACAGAGGTTGGTTGAGTGTTAGACTGTGTAAGTGTAGTTGCTCCCTGTCTGTCACACTGAACTTGGCTTGTCTTGGACACTTGTCTTTAAATGATTGGG includes the following:
- the SOWAHC gene encoding ankyrin repeat domain-containing protein SOWAHC, which gives rise to MAEPGELRQEAVVRFLRERGGRARNAELLEHFGGWLNPAEPGQRAAARQRFKELVNAVATVRPEPGTGAKYVHLRRRFCEPPSPRAPPPPPPPAPPPPAAPPAARRDEEEEEEAAGGSPGGRRSLRGGSPQLKRGAGRGRDSDSGSVASSSAEEEGSAAGSVALDPLEHAWMLSASDGRWESLEGLLSCEPALCCKRDFITGFTALHWAAKHGRQELLATLVNFAQRHRLPVDINARTSGGHTALHIAAMHGHTEVVKLLVGAYDADVDIRDYSGRKAAQYLQQGTSGDMRSLVGALDEEEEEEEEEGAAGNGSGRWRLSKVLPSNLMSYRLSHHHHHHHHHSAGEEAEGTDGAVVPGKGKEMTRKASGSGRMKPRLNKIRFRTQIIHNTPSFRGDTEEEEQEEKSLKASFKLRPKSNVFG